The region GACCGAGCGGTCCGACGACGTGCTTGGCCACGGGTTCACCCTCTTCAGCTTGGTCGAACCGGACGCGGCGACGACCGCGGCCGTCTCGGACCTCGAGCGCGCGATTGGGCTGCGGTCCGTGGTGGTCGGCGCCGAGGGGGTCCAGGAAGAGGGCGAGGCGCTGAATGACTGGCTCAAGGAGTCCGGTGTCGTGGCCGTGCTGGTTCGCCCGGACTTCTACGTCTTCGGCACTGCTACCGGGCTCTCCGAGGTGGTGGGTCTGCTCGCCTCACTTCGCGCGTGCCTGTCGCTGGTGTAGCGACGTCACACCCGCTCGCGCGGCGACCGACGACAGCCCGGATCACCTGACACACGGAGGAACCTCATGCCGAAGACGAACAACGGTATCCACTACGAGGAGCGGGGAAACGGGCCGGACGCGATCGTTCTGCTGCCCGGACTCGGGTGCTCACTCAAGTGCTGGTCCGAGGTGGCACCCCTACTCGACGGCTATCGCCTCGTTCTCATGGACCTGCCGGGCCACGCGGGCTCCATCCATGCGCCTGCCGACGGATCGAGCCTCGCCCGGATCGCCGAAACGGTGATCGATGCTTGTGATCAGCTCGGCCTCGAACGCTTCGCCCTCGTCGGTCTCTCCTTCGGTGGCGCGCTCAGTGTGCGGATCGCTCTGAACCGGCCCGGCCAGGTGTGCGCGGTCATGGCGCTCATGCCGTGGAACGCGGGGGGTACCGAGGCGGGCGATCCAGTCATCGAAGGGTTTTACAAGTCCTTCCGTGACGTCGAAGCCATAACGCAGGCCATTGGGGCCATCTCGCTGGAGCCGAGCAAGACGACCGATGTCGTGCGCACGATGACGAGTGCTGTCACAGAGCAGTTCTGGCGCAGCTGGCTCGGAACCGGTGGCGGTGCTTACACGAGCATGTTCGAGGAGCTGTCCGGGATCGCCGTGCCGGCGTGCTACGTCATCGGCGGCAGAGACACCATCGCCCCACAGGACAAGTTGATCGCCGACGTCCGTGCGATGCCCGGAGGCCGGCTGGTCTTCCTGTCGGACGCGGGACACCTCGCCCCTTACGAGTCTCCCGAGCTCGTCGCCCGGGAGATCCGCGAGTTCGTCAGCCGCTACGCGAACACGCCGTCGCCGGGCGCGGGTTCCGCGCCTAGATCCTCGACCAGCGCACGGCCGATCAGATAGAGACGCCTTTCGCTGCTTCACCCCCACGGGCATGCCCACCGCAAGGTATCGGAGGAGATCCGCCGCACGACTCCGCGACTGCGCGGAAGGTGGGGATCTCGCGCATTTTGGTCGCACTGAGCCCTCCGTCCTGGCGGTGGGTGAGGCTCGAGGGCCGGCTGGTGGACGTGGCGAGGCTCCTGGTAGACGGGTTGTCGACCAAGAGCAACCGCAACACCAGAAGCCTCGGTGCTTGTGTACCCGTCAGCGATCGACCTGTCCAGCTCGGCCTTACGCTTCCTCGCCCGCCAACTCGCCGTCCACCGGCCCCGGATCGGCGGCCGCGGCGGCGCCTGACGCCGGGACGGCAGGCCCTCCTTGCCCTCGCCCCTCTACGCTGCGGCGACACCTACACCCGGCCTGGGGCGGCCGGATAAGACGTTATCTCATTTGGATCGGTAGGCTGTCGGTCGTGGTTTCGATCGTGGAGCGGCTGGTGCCGGATGAGTTGTGGGAGCTGTTCCAGCGGGCGGTCCCGGAGGCTCCGTCGCGACCTCAGGGAGGCGGCCGACGTCGGCACGGTGACCGGGAGGTGCTGGCTGCGATCGTGTTCGTGGCCACGTCGGGCTGCACGTGGCAGCAGTTGCCATCCGCGTCATTCGGGCCGTCGGGAGCGACGGCTCACCGGCGCTTTGCCGAGTGGACAAAGGCCAGGGTGTGGGCCAAGCTCCACCGCCTGGTCCTCGACGAGCTCGGCGCCCGCCGCGAGCTGGACTGGTCCCGCTGCGCGATCGACTCGGTGAACATGCGGGCCCTGAAAAGGGGGACCTGACAGGTCCGAATCCT is a window of Streptomyces violaceusniger Tu 4113 DNA encoding:
- a CDS encoding alpha/beta fold hydrolase; amino-acid sequence: MPKTNNGIHYEERGNGPDAIVLLPGLGCSLKCWSEVAPLLDGYRLVLMDLPGHAGSIHAPADGSSLARIAETVIDACDQLGLERFALVGLSFGGALSVRIALNRPGQVCAVMALMPWNAGGTEAGDPVIEGFYKSFRDVEAITQAIGAISLEPSKTTDVVRTMTSAVTEQFWRSWLGTGGGAYTSMFEELSGIAVPACYVIGGRDTIAPQDKLIADVRAMPGGRLVFLSDAGHLAPYESPELVAREIREFVSRYANTPSPGAGSAPRSSTSARPIR